In one window of Nocardiopsis aegyptia DNA:
- a CDS encoding TetR/AcrR family transcriptional regulator encodes MPKITAPTIAAHRAQTRERIMEAVDELIRSQGIDRVSMTDVANAAGITRTALYNYFPDKPALLLAFTEQVNAAFVERYRRELPSGVSAARRLSAFLRLQLEGIVAHPHPPAAELGASLGPDAYQALAAHVAPMQRLLTEILEDGTAAGEFDPLPAGATAGLTLSMVGSQRIPLVSGDIDLNDTHALVTRFVLRGLGVPAETVDTVLPPSTTHGGES; translated from the coding sequence ATGCCCAAGATCACGGCCCCCACCATCGCCGCGCACCGCGCACAGACGCGGGAGCGCATCATGGAGGCTGTCGACGAGCTGATCCGGTCGCAGGGGATCGACCGCGTCTCCATGACCGACGTGGCCAACGCCGCGGGCATCACCCGCACCGCGCTGTACAACTACTTCCCCGACAAGCCGGCGCTGCTCCTGGCCTTCACCGAACAGGTCAACGCCGCCTTCGTCGAGCGGTACCGGCGCGAACTGCCCTCGGGCGTGTCGGCGGCGCGACGGCTCTCGGCCTTCCTCCGCCTCCAGTTGGAGGGCATCGTCGCGCATCCGCACCCGCCGGCCGCCGAACTCGGCGCCAGCCTCGGCCCGGACGCCTACCAGGCGCTCGCCGCGCACGTGGCGCCGATGCAGCGGCTGCTGACCGAGATCCTGGAGGACGGCACAGCCGCCGGGGAGTTCGACCCGCTGCCGGCCGGGGCCACCGCGGGGCTCACGCTGTCGATGGTGGGGTCACAGCGCATCCCGCTCGTCAGCGGCGACATCGACCTCAACGACACCCACGCTCTGGTGACCCGTTTCGTGCTGCGCGGACTCGGCGTGCCGGCCGAAACCGTCGACACGGTACTTCCCCCTTCCACCACGCACGGTGGCGAATCGTAA
- a CDS encoding PP2C family protein-serine/threonine phosphatase, protein MTVISEETVDAASLNGHAGHGTTTLGDDTAPDDRVEAPVESVDVLLVEDDPGDAFLAEELLADTVLATRITWVSTLQAARDHLKGFRGCVLLDLNLPDAHGLDLLREVLESAPLAAVVVFTGLDDEHEGIAAVSAGAQDYLVKGQVDGSLLGRSIRYSLERRRADENARQLREARIHARENMRLERGLLPQVLLQRSPLSHRAYYRPGRERAVVGGDFYDAVEKDGTTHVIIGDVSGHGPDEAALGVSLRIAWRAFIMAGVAEDAVLPNLEDILVSERAQEEMYATLCMASLDTGSDRVRTRVLGHPPPMVVQDGTVVEAPATPQPPLGVFPVEQTDTDEVVLPRGASMLFYTDGLVDAYDGGPPSRLEVSGLRRMVSGILDQGVSLSRLPEHLVDEAERSNGGPLQDDVAMLLITHGDPE, encoded by the coding sequence GTGACGGTGATCAGTGAGGAGACGGTCGACGCCGCCTCCCTCAACGGGCATGCCGGACACGGAACGACGACCCTGGGTGACGACACCGCGCCGGACGATCGAGTGGAGGCTCCCGTCGAATCGGTTGACGTCCTACTGGTCGAAGACGATCCCGGTGACGCCTTCCTCGCCGAGGAACTGCTCGCCGACACCGTCCTCGCCACGCGTATCACCTGGGTCTCCACGCTCCAGGCGGCGCGGGACCACCTCAAGGGGTTCCGCGGCTGCGTCCTGCTCGACCTCAACCTTCCCGACGCCCACGGCCTGGACCTGTTGCGCGAGGTGCTGGAAAGCGCTCCCCTGGCCGCCGTCGTGGTCTTCACCGGCCTGGACGACGAACACGAGGGCATCGCCGCCGTCTCCGCCGGCGCCCAGGACTACCTCGTCAAGGGCCAGGTCGACGGCTCCCTGCTGGGCCGCAGCATCCGCTACTCCCTGGAGCGGCGGCGCGCCGACGAGAACGCCCGCCAGCTCCGCGAGGCACGGATCCACGCCCGCGAGAACATGCGCCTGGAACGCGGCCTCCTGCCCCAGGTCCTGCTCCAGCGCTCCCCCCTGAGCCACCGCGCCTACTACCGTCCCGGGCGGGAGCGCGCCGTGGTCGGCGGCGACTTCTACGACGCCGTCGAGAAGGACGGCACCACCCACGTCATCATCGGCGACGTCAGCGGGCACGGCCCCGACGAGGCCGCCCTGGGCGTGAGCCTGCGCATCGCCTGGCGCGCGTTCATCATGGCGGGCGTCGCCGAGGACGCGGTCCTGCCCAACCTGGAGGACATCCTCGTCAGCGAGCGCGCCCAGGAGGAGATGTACGCGACGCTGTGCATGGCCAGCCTGGACACCGGCAGTGACCGGGTCCGCACCCGCGTCCTGGGCCACCCCCCGCCCATGGTCGTCCAGGACGGCACGGTCGTGGAGGCCCCGGCGACCCCGCAGCCCCCGCTGGGCGTCTTCCCGGTCGAGCAGACCGACACCGACGAGGTCGTCCTCCCCCGCGGCGCCAGCATGCTCTTCTACACCGACGGCCTCGTCGACGCCTACGACGGCGGACCCCCCTCGCGCCTGGAGGTCTCCGGACTGCGCCGGATGGTCTCGGGCATCCTGGACCAGGGCGTGTCCCTCTCGCGGCTGCCCGAACACCTCGTGGACGAGGCCGAGCGCAGCAACGGCGGACCGCTCCAGGACGACGTCGCGATGCTGCTCATCACGCACGGGGATCCGGAGTGA
- a CDS encoding biliverdin-producing heme oxygenase, with the protein MSATAEATLPLSPELFSERLKAATWRDHENAEYHGFTRALMDGTLPLDGYTAMVAQHYFAYAALEELGSRLADHPVAGRFVRPELLRLPALVRDLEHLLGPAWRDRVSPSLATRTYVARIEQMADHPEGFVAHHYTRYMGDVSGGQFIRRVVAEAHGLGDGHGVSFYVFDRLGSLPKFRADYRARLDALELDEPAAQRLIDETRLAYQLNTEVLADLGRAYCQ; encoded by the coding sequence ATGAGCGCGACGGCCGAGGCCACCCTCCCCCTTTCCCCCGAGTTGTTCTCCGAACGCCTCAAGGCCGCCACCTGGCGCGACCACGAGAACGCCGAGTACCACGGCTTCACACGCGCCCTCATGGACGGCACGCTGCCCCTCGACGGCTACACCGCCATGGTCGCCCAGCACTACTTCGCCTACGCCGCCCTGGAGGAGCTCGGCTCCCGCCTGGCCGACCACCCCGTGGCCGGCCGGTTCGTCCGCCCGGAACTCCTGCGTCTGCCCGCCCTGGTCCGCGACCTGGAGCACCTGCTCGGACCCGCGTGGCGGGACCGGGTCTCCCCCAGCCTCGCCACCCGCACCTACGTGGCGCGCATCGAGCAGATGGCCGACCACCCCGAGGGGTTCGTCGCCCACCACTACACGCGCTACATGGGCGACGTCTCCGGCGGCCAGTTCATCCGCCGCGTCGTCGCCGAGGCCCACGGGCTCGGTGACGGGCACGGCGTGTCCTTCTACGTCTTCGACCGCCTCGGCAGCCTGCCGAAGTTCCGCGCGGACTACCGGGCCCGCCTCGACGCCCTGGAGCTGGACGAACCCGCCGCCCAGCGGCTCATCGACGAGACCCGGCTGGCCTACCAGCTCAACACCGAGGTCCTCGCCGACCTCGGGCGCGCCTACTGCCAGTGA
- a CDS encoding 3'-5' exonuclease — MGTLRMGALTRRRVGMRAADLEYAVLDTETTGLEPRTGARIVEVAVVRVRGDGTVVEEFSTLVDPRAEVRGQEFHGIGDSDTVGAPTVAQLAPRLARLLSGAVVVSHNLDFEQRFLAAELVPAGLPAGQSGLCTLRALRSQLSLERYSLPKASYQLSGDWPTGQHTALGDARACAKLLVEMIANAPGELRYSGPAPRLLPIPADPVGLPTRWKPRTAPPPGGLDPLRPWRARWRALELDPLLCGGSFGTTDRAIAELAAHRDTRLRERVATAAAVTGGIAATVAGGLLAHLGKNWAAGLR; from the coding sequence ATGGGAACGCTGCGGATGGGCGCGCTGACCCGACGCCGGGTCGGCATGCGGGCGGCGGACCTGGAGTACGCGGTGCTCGACACCGAGACCACGGGCCTGGAGCCGCGCACCGGGGCCCGGATCGTCGAGGTCGCCGTCGTGCGGGTGCGCGGTGACGGGACGGTGGTCGAGGAGTTCAGCACACTCGTCGACCCGCGTGCCGAGGTCCGCGGACAGGAGTTCCACGGCATCGGGGACAGTGACACGGTGGGGGCGCCGACGGTGGCCCAGCTGGCGCCGCGCCTGGCCCGGCTGCTGTCGGGAGCGGTGGTGGTCAGCCACAACCTGGACTTCGAGCAGCGCTTCCTGGCCGCGGAACTGGTCCCCGCCGGGCTGCCCGCAGGCCAGTCGGGCCTGTGCACGCTGCGGGCGCTGCGTTCGCAGCTCAGCCTGGAGCGCTACTCGCTGCCGAAGGCGTCCTACCAGCTGAGCGGGGACTGGCCGACCGGCCAGCACACGGCGCTGGGCGACGCGCGGGCCTGCGCCAAGCTGCTGGTGGAGATGATCGCCAACGCCCCGGGCGAGCTGCGCTACTCCGGCCCGGCGCCGCGACTGCTGCCGATCCCCGCCGACCCGGTGGGCCTGCCGACGCGCTGGAAGCCGCGCACGGCGCCGCCGCCCGGCGGGCTCGACCCGCTGCGCCCGTGGCGTGCCCGCTGGCGCGCCCTGGAGCTGGACCCGCTGCTGTGCGGCGGCTCGTTCGGCACGACCGACCGGGCGATCGCGGAGCTGGCAGCTCACCGGGACACGCGTCTGCGTGAGCGGGTGGCGACCGCCGCCGCGGTGACGGGCGGTATCGCCGCGACGGTCGCGGGCGGCCTCCTCGCGCACCTGGGAAAAAACTGGGCCGCAGGCCTCCGTTGA